The Metabacillus sediminilitoris genome window below encodes:
- a CDS encoding paeninodin family lasso peptide: protein MRKEWKKPVLEVLDVNMTMLGEDGDYTDAAFPENTPKKDLTFS from the coding sequence ATGAGAAAAGAATGGAAAAAACCTGTATTAGAAGTGCTTGATGTAAATATGACAATGCTAGGAGAAGATGGCGACTATACTGATGCTGCTTTCCCTGAAAACACTCCTAAAAAAGACCTTACTTTTAGTTGA
- a CDS encoding aldolase, protein MDKTAKGITYKAFGLSIYSYFHLPELNQVTIQDDEVDIVIENDDLSKLWLEQVKENEYFFVKKNFILFRVPDVAIFLVKNGKEIIVSPIRTIDEQQIRLYILGTCMGAILLQRNILPLHGSAIAIDGKAYAIVGDSGAGKSTLASALLDKGYKLISDDVIPISFLGNHIPVVTPTYPQQKLWLESLNQFGMESKEFQPIVLRDTKFAIPVAHQFASNQLPLAGIFELVKNEHDEIAIQSIEKLQRLHTLFKHTYRNSFIIRSGLMQWHFHTTTNIVNKISFYQLCRPTVRFTAHELSDLILSTIKGEEKVI, encoded by the coding sequence ATGGATAAGACTGCAAAAGGAATCACCTATAAAGCTTTTGGATTGAGTATATATAGTTATTTTCATCTGCCGGAATTAAATCAAGTAACTATTCAGGACGATGAAGTGGATATTGTTATCGAAAATGATGACTTATCCAAGTTATGGTTGGAACAGGTAAAAGAAAATGAATATTTCTTCGTAAAGAAAAATTTTATACTTTTTCGAGTACCTGATGTTGCGATTTTTCTTGTAAAGAATGGGAAAGAGATTATTGTTTCTCCTATAAGAACAATCGATGAACAACAAATTAGACTTTATATCCTTGGTACTTGTATGGGGGCTATTTTATTACAAAGAAACATTCTCCCTTTACACGGTAGCGCAATAGCGATTGATGGTAAGGCATATGCAATTGTAGGGGATTCGGGTGCGGGTAAATCAACACTTGCTTCTGCATTGTTAGATAAAGGGTATAAACTCATTAGTGATGATGTCATTCCAATCTCTTTTTTAGGAAATCATATTCCTGTCGTAACACCAACATATCCACAACAAAAACTTTGGTTAGAAAGCTTGAATCAATTTGGAATGGAATCAAAAGAATTCCAACCAATTGTTTTAAGAGATACCAAATTTGCAATTCCAGTTGCACACCAATTTGCTTCCAATCAGCTACCACTAGCAGGAATATTTGAATTAGTTAAAAACGAGCATGATGAGATTGCCATACAATCTATTGAAAAACTTCAGAGATTGCATACATTATTTAAACATACATATCGTAATTCCTTTATTATACGTTCTGGTTTAATGCAGTGGCATTTTCATACCACTACAAATATAGTTAACAAAATATCATTTTATCAATTATGTCGTCCAACAGTTCGTTTTACAGCACATGAATTATCAGATTTGATCTTATCAACTATCAAAGGGGAGGAAAAAGTTATATGA